A single window of Mycolicibacterium aurum DNA harbors:
- a CDS encoding response regulator transcription factor, producing the protein MTGDERVRVVVGDDHPMFRDGVVRALQSNGSIDVVAEADDGTTALAAIREHRPRVALLDYRMPGMDGAQVAAAVQREELPTRVLLISAHDESAIVYRALQEGAAGFLSKESSRSELVSAVLDCARGRDVVAPSLAAGLVGEIRRRAEPEGPVLSPREREVLVMIAAGSTIPAMAKQLFLAPSTVKTHVQRLYEKLGVSDRGAAVAEAMRRKLLD; encoded by the coding sequence ATGACCGGTGACGAGCGGGTACGGGTGGTGGTGGGAGACGACCATCCGATGTTCCGCGATGGTGTGGTGCGGGCTCTGCAGTCGAATGGATCCATCGATGTGGTGGCCGAAGCCGACGACGGGACGACGGCGCTGGCGGCCATCCGTGAGCACCGTCCCCGGGTGGCGCTGCTGGACTACCGGATGCCGGGCATGGACGGTGCGCAGGTGGCGGCCGCCGTGCAGCGCGAGGAGCTACCCACCCGGGTTCTGTTGATCTCGGCGCACGACGAATCCGCGATCGTCTACCGCGCACTCCAGGAGGGCGCCGCGGGTTTCCTGTCCAAGGAGTCGTCGCGCAGCGAACTCGTCAGCGCGGTGCTGGACTGTGCGCGCGGCCGAGACGTCGTGGCCCCGAGCCTGGCGGCGGGGCTGGTCGGTGAGATCCGCAGGCGAGCCGAACCCGAGGGGCCTGTGCTGAGTCCACGGGAGCGCGAGGTACTGGTCATGATCGCGGCCGGCAGCACCATACCGGCGATGGCCAAGCAACTGTTCCTGGCACCGTCGACGGTCAAGACGCACGTGCAACGCCTGTACGAGAAGCTCGGAGTCAGTGACCGGGGCGCCGCCGTCGCCGAGGCGATGCGGCGCAAGCTGCTGGATTAG